A stretch of Candidatus Nitrosotenuis cloacae DNA encodes these proteins:
- a CDS encoding 2,5-diamino-6-(ribosylamino)-4(3H)-pyrimidinone 5'-phosphate reductase codes for MAASRPRVILSAAVSIDGKIATRRGDSALSSKKDKIRLHKVRSKVDAILVGRNTVRVDDPLLTVRYARGKNPTRVVLDSRARISTKSQIIKTAKNVPTIIAVSAKAPKKNLQRLEEHSTKIIIAGRSNIDLKRLLTLLKKENIKTVLVEGGGTLNWEFIRQGLVDELIVTITPHLVGGRDAVTLVEGVGFAKIADSLKLNLRKITKQGDEVVLHYI; via the coding sequence ATGGCAGCATCTAGGCCGCGAGTGATTCTCAGTGCGGCAGTTAGCATTGACGGCAAAATCGCTACAAGGCGTGGCGATTCTGCACTGTCCTCAAAAAAAGACAAGATACGGCTGCACAAGGTAAGATCCAAAGTAGACGCAATACTTGTCGGAAGAAACACGGTGCGCGTGGATGACCCGTTACTTACGGTAAGATACGCAAGAGGCAAAAACCCGACAAGAGTCGTTCTTGACTCCAGGGCGCGAATCTCCACAAAATCGCAGATAATCAAGACTGCAAAAAACGTCCCGACGATAATTGCAGTGTCTGCAAAGGCGCCAAAGAAGAACCTGCAAAGGCTAGAGGAGCATTCGACCAAAATCATAATCGCAGGACGCAGTAACATCGACCTAAAACGGCTGCTCACACTGCTGAAAAAAGAAAATATCAAGACCGTCCTTGTAGAGGGCGGCGGTACGCTGAACTGGGAGTTTATCCGTCAGGGACTGGTCGATGAGCTGATTGTGACAATTACGCCGCACTTGGTAGGTGGAAGGGACGCAGTCACACTAGTGGAAGGTGTAGGATTTGCAAAGATTGCAGATTCGCTGAAACTGAATCTGCGTAAAATAACAAAACAGGGAGACGAAGTTGTCCTGCACTATATCTGA
- a CDS encoding phosphate uptake regulator PhoU, protein MSEREETRRIQFTGKSSYIVSLPKQWVLDLGLKQGDQITITREGKAALKILPTKEQSKYVQQEEAVLEIDRDDDNATIVRKLVSLYFLGYKTIQVKPKADRLQPGQRNSIKSAVKGMLMGAEIISDSVEGITVQVLVNLLELSVDGAFKRMLHLAKSMLKDALLAVREENLDLAREVIDSDDEVDRFGFYIIRQLKIAIQNEHMLKDMGFENARQCLGYRLIVKNIERTGDHATLIAKDLLEFKKSVRKDVMEKIDDLNEFSITVLDQACLALFKGDFNQAELAIKKASEVTRYEKKILEAIKSIKDEEEAYRIRRMSENITRIAEYASDIAEIVLNMNIEKMLRKK, encoded by the coding sequence ATGTCGGAGCGCGAGGAGACTAGGCGAATCCAGTTTACTGGCAAGTCGTCATACATCGTTTCACTTCCAAAGCAGTGGGTATTGGATCTTGGGCTAAAACAGGGAGACCAGATCACCATCACTCGCGAGGGAAAGGCCGCACTCAAGATACTTCCAACCAAGGAGCAGTCAAAGTATGTCCAGCAGGAAGAGGCGGTGCTGGAAATCGACAGGGACGACGACAATGCAACCATAGTAAGAAAGCTTGTCTCACTATACTTTCTTGGATACAAGACGATTCAGGTAAAGCCAAAGGCGGACAGGCTGCAGCCAGGACAGAGGAACTCGATCAAGTCGGCAGTAAAGGGGATGCTGATGGGGGCCGAAATAATATCGGATTCGGTAGAAGGCATAACGGTTCAGGTTCTTGTGAATTTGCTCGAGTTATCAGTGGACGGGGCGTTCAAGAGAATGCTGCACCTGGCAAAATCAATGCTAAAGGACGCGCTGCTTGCCGTCAGGGAGGAGAATCTCGACCTGGCAAGAGAGGTAATCGACAGTGACGACGAGGTGGACAGATTCGGGTTTTACATTATCAGGCAGCTCAAGATTGCCATTCAAAACGAGCACATGCTAAAGGATATGGGATTTGAGAACGCAAGGCAATGTCTTGGATACAGACTCATTGTAAAAAACATCGAGCGAACAGGCGACCACGCAACGTTGATTGCAAAAGATCTCCTAGAGTTCAAAAAATCCGTCAGAAAGGACGTTATGGAGAAGATCGACGATCTCAACGAGTTCTCCATTACGGTGCTGGATCAGGCATGCCTTGCTTTGTTCAAGGGCGACTTTAACCAAGCAGAGCTTGCGATAAAAAAGGCATCTGAGGTCACAAGGTACGAGAAGAAGATCCTAGAAGCCATCAAGTCAATCAAGGACGAGGAAGAGGCATATAGGATAAGGAGAATGTCGGAAAACATCACCAGAATTGCAGAATACGCAAGCGATATTGCGGAAATCGTACTAAACATGAACATAGAGAAGATGCTCAGAAAAAAGTAG
- a CDS encoding fibronectin type III domain-containing protein, with protein MNKLGIVMILLVATLATPLEHIFAQTTTPLPPTNLAASATSATQINLSWTAPVNATASGVSGYKIEWDAGCIGMFVTLVANHTATTYSNTGLISGACYSYRVSALNDAGASSPSNVASATTLSIPSAPTGVTVTTTTTTAKISWNAPSDGGSDITGYQIQRNGTTLVQNTANNKTTYTDSNLKPMTQQTYRIAAWNSIGLGAFSANVTAKTNSTAGSPFDRDNFGHAVSDFVHKRNELFKQQRDETVKVIRECNDKAQNANYTQRKQIRDDCRELLNEIKEKYKEARKQFQQQFKDFREATKTAVRDAQKAKIIEKYDVKDVKRTMKTVEKEIKKAEKQMKEDIKEFKKDQKELKKEDKDKKEDKDKKKERHEDD; from the coding sequence ATGAACAAACTGGGAATCGTAATGATTCTCCTCGTAGCTACACTGGCAACGCCACTAGAACACATCTTTGCACAAACGACTACACCTCTACCGCCGACCAATCTTGCGGCAAGTGCTACATCGGCAACGCAGATCAACCTGAGCTGGACTGCTCCTGTTAACGCAACAGCGTCAGGAGTAAGCGGATACAAGATAGAATGGGATGCAGGCTGCATCGGGATGTTTGTAACTCTGGTTGCAAATCACACCGCAACGACGTATTCCAACACCGGTCTGATAAGCGGTGCCTGTTATTCATACAGGGTATCGGCCCTAAATGATGCAGGTGCATCCAGTCCGTCAAATGTCGCATCAGCCACCACGCTGTCAATACCGTCAGCTCCAACCGGTGTGACGGTCACAACCACAACAACGACTGCCAAGATATCATGGAACGCACCAAGTGACGGTGGATCCGACATTACAGGATACCAAATACAAAGAAACGGCACCACCCTGGTACAGAATACGGCAAACAACAAGACGACATACACCGACAGCAACCTCAAGCCGATGACACAGCAGACATATCGCATTGCCGCATGGAACAGCATCGGACTGGGCGCGTTTTCGGCAAACGTGACAGCCAAGACAAACTCTACTGCAGGCAGCCCGTTTGACAGGGATAACTTTGGACATGCAGTATCTGACTTTGTGCACAAGCGAAACGAGCTTTTCAAGCAGCAGCGTGATGAGACCGTCAAGGTGATCAGGGAATGCAACGACAAGGCTCAGAATGCAAACTACACCCAACGAAAGCAGATTCGCGACGACTGCAGGGAATTGCTAAACGAGATAAAAGAAAAGTACAAGGAAGCACGAAAGCAGTTCCAGCAACAATTCAAGGACTTTAGAGAGGCCACAAAGACTGCGGTAAGGGACGCACAAAAGGCAAAGATCATCGAAAAATACGACGTCAAGGATGTCAAGCGCACAATGAAGACGGTAGAAAAAGAGATCAAAAAGGCGGAAAAACAGATGAAGGAAGACATCAAGGAGTTCAAGAAAGACCAGAAAGAGCTAAAGAAGGAAGACAAGGACAAGAAGGAAGACAAGGACAAGAAGAAGGAAAGGCACGAAGACGACTAG
- a CDS encoding transcription factor codes for MVESYEDPFVRISAMIGGDEYLKVARALLKAEDATDEEIASSTGLRINMVRKVLYDLFGKALITGIRVKDERKGWFVYRWRSRKDEVENFIENQKKKITERLQQRLDYENSSQFYHCGNEDCPRITFETALEQFFKCPRCGSVVNLKKNDKLKKALESKITDIRNDMRRQI; via the coding sequence TTGGTCGAGTCATACGAAGATCCATTTGTAAGAATTTCGGCAATGATTGGAGGCGACGAATACCTCAAGGTTGCTCGCGCGCTGCTCAAAGCAGAGGATGCGACTGATGAGGAGATTGCAAGCTCTACAGGACTTAGAATCAACATGGTAAGAAAGGTGCTCTACGATCTCTTTGGCAAGGCGCTGATCACAGGAATCAGGGTAAAAGACGAGCGAAAGGGTTGGTTTGTGTACAGGTGGCGTTCAAGAAAGGACGAGGTTGAGAACTTTATCGAGAACCAGAAGAAAAAGATCACAGAACGACTCCAGCAAAGACTGGACTATGAGAACTCGTCACAGTTCTACCATTGTGGAAATGAGGACTGCCCCCGGATCACGTTTGAGACGGCATTGGAGCAGTTCTTCAAGTGCCCAAGGTGCGGCAGCGTCGTGAACCTAAAGAAGAACGACAAGCTGAAAAAAGCTCTCGAATCAAAGATCACAGACATCAGAAACGACATGAGACGTCAGATATAG
- the ribB gene encoding 3,4-dihydroxy-2-butanone-4-phosphate synthase yields MSLDDAITSLKRGEFVLLYDSGGRENEVDMVVAAQFVTPEHIARMRQNAGGLICLAIDSSFAKSLNLQYMHNILSKSSDFDADSRQMIMGTAPYGDHPTFSISINHKKTFTGITDLDRALTIKEMANLYGSDDQKKEFTASFKTPGHVPLLLASSGLLASRQGHTEMSVYMAELAKLVPVTAICEMMDSQTYSALTVEKAQKFAKENAIPFVDGKELLEFSKVR; encoded by the coding sequence ATGAGCCTTGACGATGCAATCACCTCGCTGAAACGCGGCGAGTTTGTCCTCCTTTATGATTCCGGAGGGCGGGAAAACGAGGTGGACATGGTAGTTGCCGCCCAGTTTGTCACACCCGAACACATCGCGAGAATGAGGCAGAACGCGGGTGGACTCATATGCCTTGCAATCGACAGCTCCTTTGCAAAATCACTAAATCTGCAGTATATGCACAACATTCTGTCCAAATCTTCCGACTTTGATGCAGACTCTAGACAGATGATAATGGGAACTGCACCATACGGGGACCACCCGACATTTTCGATCTCAATTAACCACAAAAAGACCTTTACTGGGATAACAGATCTAGACAGGGCGCTTACCATCAAGGAGATGGCCAACTTATACGGATCAGATGACCAAAAAAAAGAGTTTACGGCATCCTTCAAGACGCCGGGCCACGTTCCGTTACTACTTGCATCAAGTGGCCTTTTGGCAAGCAGGCAGGGGCATACTGAAATGTCCGTGTACATGGCAGAGCTGGCCAAGCTTGTACCGGTAACGGCAATCTGCGAGATGATGGACTCGCAGACATATTCCGCACTTACTGTGGAAAAGGCCCAAAAATTTGCAAAAGAAAACGCCATCCCGTTTGTAGACGGCAAAGAGCTCTTGGAATTCTCAAAGGTGCGCTAG
- a CDS encoding nitroreductase family protein yields MDTFTAIERRRAVKHFDSQYRFTDEEANKILSLAVLSPTSYNIQNWRFVVVKDRELRSKIHAASWSQPQVKDASMLVILCGDLMAWKKEPARYWKNAPKEVRDYIVPSIIKFYEGRNDLQRDECLRSCGMAAQTIMLAAKSMGYDSCPMIGFDPARVAEVINLPEDHMICMMVAIGKAVKEAAPRGGQLPLRDVVLTDHF; encoded by the coding sequence GTGGATACGTTTACGGCAATAGAGAGACGCCGCGCAGTAAAACATTTTGATTCTCAGTACAGGTTTACCGACGAGGAGGCAAACAAGATTTTGTCATTGGCGGTGCTTTCCCCCACCTCGTACAACATCCAGAACTGGCGATTTGTTGTGGTAAAGGACCGCGAATTGCGCTCAAAGATTCATGCAGCGTCCTGGAGCCAGCCTCAAGTAAAAGACGCATCAATGCTGGTGATATTGTGCGGGGATCTGATGGCATGGAAAAAAGAGCCTGCCAGATACTGGAAAAATGCGCCAAAGGAGGTCAGAGACTACATCGTGCCGTCGATCATCAAGTTTTACGAGGGACGCAACGACCTGCAGCGAGACGAGTGCCTCAGGTCATGCGGTATGGCTGCCCAGACGATAATGCTTGCGGCAAAGTCGATGGGGTATGATTCGTGCCCGATGATCGGCTTTGACCCGGCACGGGTGGCAGAGGTGATCAATCTGCCCGAGGACCACATGATCTGCATGATGGTGGCCATAGGAAAGGCAGTAAAGGAGGCAGCACCACGCGGCGGACAGCTACCACTAAGGGATGTCGTATTGACAGACCACTTCTGA
- a CDS encoding tRNA (cytidine(56)-2'-O)-methyltransferase: MTIEVLRIGQRVVRDDRVTTHVALVSRAFGASKIFMNEINPEIKDTVSKVNRSWGSNFEVEYIEDWRKVLKSKKKESVKIVHLTMYGENINDVAEKLSKEKDILVVVGAEKVPRDVYESADYNVAVGSQPHSEISALAIVLDRIQKGRQFDVKYDNARLEIVPTKKGKQVVTKTD, encoded by the coding sequence TTGACGATTGAGGTATTGAGAATCGGGCAGAGGGTGGTGCGGGACGACCGCGTTACAACACACGTTGCGCTTGTGTCACGTGCGTTTGGCGCATCAAAGATATTCATGAACGAGATAAATCCCGAGATCAAGGACACGGTAAGCAAGGTAAACAGGTCTTGGGGTAGCAATTTCGAAGTGGAATACATCGAGGACTGGCGCAAGGTGCTCAAGTCAAAGAAAAAAGAATCTGTGAAGATAGTTCATTTGACAATGTACGGCGAGAACATCAACGACGTTGCGGAAAAACTAAGCAAGGAGAAGGACATTCTGGTTGTGGTCGGAGCAGAGAAGGTGCCGCGGGATGTTTACGAGTCTGCAGATTACAATGTGGCAGTCGGAAGCCAGCCGCACTCTGAGATCTCCGCCCTTGCAATTGTATTGGACCGGATTCAGAAGGGAAGACAGTTTGACGTAAAATATGACAATGCCCGACTCGAGATTGTGCCCACAAAAAAAGGCAAACAAGTAGTAACAAAAACCGACTGA
- the hflX gene encoding GTPase HflX, whose translation MMSAILITYDNEDSIKEAIGLCDAAGYKIEKIMRQKFLDKAKYGLGEGKVEELKEIVAKVKPDVIIFDEVLRPSQNYNLASTLKMNIVDRESLILEIFGRRSTSHESSLQIKLAQFRYEMSRAKEKVRLAKMGEQPGFMGIGMYEVDTYYNDIQNRMKSVKMKLEKMGRQRALHREARRRVGFKTISLAGYTSAGKTTLFNVLTGETKEESPTLFTTLSTTTRKMPIGDESVLISDTVGFISKLPAYMIEAFKSTLEELRFADAVIVVIDISDPMINLKKKFRSCLRTMSDLDVDQEKVVYALNKSDLISPEEILQKADYLGLADNKKWVPVSAITKENITKLMELVNRMISERKPPTKEIPKRPDLKKFDD comes from the coding sequence ATGATGAGTGCGATACTAATTACTTATGACAATGAGGACTCGATCAAAGAGGCAATAGGCCTCTGTGACGCAGCCGGATACAAGATAGAAAAGATCATGAGACAAAAGTTCCTAGACAAGGCAAAGTATGGCCTAGGGGAGGGAAAGGTAGAGGAGCTCAAGGAGATTGTCGCAAAGGTAAAGCCAGATGTGATAATTTTTGACGAGGTACTAAGGCCTAGCCAGAACTACAACCTAGCTTCCACTCTAAAGATGAACATTGTGGACAGGGAGTCGCTCATCTTGGAGATTTTCGGAAGGAGATCCACAAGCCACGAATCCAGTCTTCAGATCAAGCTTGCACAGTTTAGGTACGAGATGTCACGTGCCAAGGAAAAGGTGCGACTTGCCAAGATGGGAGAGCAGCCAGGATTTATGGGAATTGGAATGTACGAGGTCGACACGTACTATAACGACATCCAGAACAGGATGAAAAGCGTGAAGATGAAGCTTGAGAAGATGGGCAGGCAGCGGGCGCTGCACAGAGAGGCAAGAAGGCGAGTCGGATTCAAGACAATATCCCTTGCAGGGTACACATCGGCTGGAAAGACCACCCTGTTCAACGTGCTCACAGGCGAGACCAAGGAGGAGAGTCCCACTTTGTTTACCACGCTCTCCACCACAACCAGAAAGATGCCAATAGGAGACGAGTCGGTCCTCATCTCAGACACGGTAGGATTCATCAGCAAGCTTCCAGCATACATGATTGAGGCGTTCAAGTCCACACTTGAGGAGTTGAGATTTGCGGACGCAGTGATTGTGGTAATCGACATAAGTGACCCCATGATTAATCTCAAAAAGAAATTCCGCAGCTGCCTGCGAACCATGTCGGACCTGGATGTCGACCAGGAAAAGGTAGTTTATGCACTAAACAAGTCGGATTTGATAAGCCCTGAGGAAATACTCCAAAAGGCGGACTATTTGGGACTGGCAGACAACAAAAAGTGGGTGCCGGTTTCAGCAATCACCAAGGAGAATATCACAAAGCTCATGGAGCTTGTAAACAGGATGATCTCTGAGCGCAAGCCGCCGACAAAAGAGATTCCAAAGAGACCGGATTTGAAAAAGTTTGACGATTGA
- the ribH gene encoding 6,7-dimethyl-8-ribityllumazine synthase: MNIAIVTAEFNEEITSRMLEIALEKAKSLKINVTHSCKVPGSYDMPLLVDSLLQKKDVDAVVTLGTIIKGQTKHDEVIANSTAKSLTELSLKYKKPVSLGISGPGMQERHAYARIRPVAERAVEAVLKLSGELERIR, encoded by the coding sequence TTGAACATTGCCATAGTCACTGCAGAGTTTAACGAGGAGATAACATCGAGGATGCTAGAGATTGCACTGGAAAAGGCAAAATCGCTAAAGATCAACGTCACACACTCCTGCAAGGTGCCCGGCTCGTATGACATGCCGTTATTGGTTGACTCGCTGCTCCAAAAAAAGGACGTAGACGCAGTAGTCACGCTTGGCACCATAATAAAGGGCCAGACAAAGCACGACGAGGTGATTGCAAACTCCACCGCAAAATCGCTTACCGAACTGTCCCTAAAGTACAAAAAACCGGTCTCGCTTGGAATATCCGGACCTGGCATGCAGGAACGCCACGCGTACGCACGAATCAGGCCCGTTGCTGAAAGAGCAGTAGAAGCCGTACTCAAACTCTCAGGCGAGCTGGAGAGAATACGATGA
- a CDS encoding riboflavin synthase, whose protein sequence is MFTGIVEGMGRVLKIQKNTNRKSAIKMTVDLGKHAKGLKIGQSVALNGVCLTVTGIAKSKCNFEMIDETMKKTDLGNLREGGIVNIERSLKVGDRMEGHFVLGHVDGVGTIKKIEAKPKEVKVWLEIPKHLSRFVVQKGSIAVDGISLTVVDVKKNLASVCLIPHTVDVTNFQTRKAGDKVNIETDILGKYLLKQE, encoded by the coding sequence TTGTTCACCGGAATAGTGGAAGGCATGGGGCGCGTGCTAAAGATCCAGAAAAACACCAACCGGAAGAGCGCCATAAAGATGACAGTTGATCTTGGCAAGCACGCAAAGGGGCTCAAGATAGGGCAAAGCGTTGCATTAAACGGGGTGTGCCTCACAGTGACAGGAATTGCAAAATCAAAATGCAATTTTGAGATGATAGACGAGACGATGAAAAAAACGGATCTAGGAAACCTCAGAGAGGGCGGCATAGTAAACATCGAGCGAAGTCTAAAGGTGGGTGACAGGATGGAGGGGCACTTTGTTCTTGGCCACGTCGACGGCGTCGGTACAATAAAAAAAATCGAGGCAAAGCCAAAAGAGGTCAAGGTGTGGCTGGAGATACCAAAACACCTAAGCCGCTTCGTAGTACAGAAAGGATCAATTGCAGTTGATGGGATAAGCCTCACAGTAGTTGATGTGAAAAAAAATCTTGCATCAGTGTGTCTAATTCCGCACACGGTTGATGTGACAAACTTTCAGACAAGAAAGGCAGGCGACAAGGTTAATATTGAAACCGACATTCTTGGAAAATATCTTCTAAAACAGGAATGA
- a CDS encoding proline dehydrogenase family protein has product MVSGTQVMEKILFGVAKQWIAGDTMEDALSAAKDSYKNGMSVIINRLGEYHTSKQIICKTVDEYGAIMSSFRKWKVLGGISIKPTQIGMSRSTKECVRNFELLIRAASASQTFVWIDMESSDHTDDTIEIYQKLFARYERLGIALQANLLRTEKDLADLLAVGAKVRLVKGAYRENARIAHKSREKVDCNYRKMMRMLFEGGNEFGIATHDSRMIEDAIKLSKKHTRRFEFQMLRGIRDEMKPGLVKNGFSLAEYIPYGTNWLPYSIRRLKERKRNILLLGSSFVLRHRA; this is encoded by the coding sequence TTGGTATCTGGCACTCAGGTAATGGAGAAGATCCTCTTTGGGGTTGCAAAGCAGTGGATTGCTGGAGATACGATGGAAGATGCTTTGTCTGCTGCAAAGGACTCGTACAAGAACGGGATGAGCGTGATAATAAACAGACTTGGCGAATACCACACATCAAAACAGATCATATGCAAGACTGTAGATGAGTATGGGGCAATTATGTCCTCTTTTAGAAAATGGAAGGTTCTCGGTGGAATTTCCATCAAGCCCACGCAAATAGGCATGTCCCGAAGCACCAAAGAGTGCGTACGTAATTTCGAGTTGCTAATCAGGGCAGCGTCCGCCTCACAGACGTTTGTTTGGATCGATATGGAGTCCTCGGATCACACGGACGACACTATTGAGATATATCAGAAGCTGTTCGCGCGATATGAGAGGCTGGGGATCGCCTTGCAGGCCAACCTGCTTCGCACAGAAAAAGACCTTGCAGATCTGCTGGCAGTGGGCGCAAAGGTGCGCCTGGTAAAGGGCGCATACAGAGAGAACGCCAGAATCGCGCACAAGTCAAGGGAGAAGGTGGACTGTAACTATCGGAAGATGATGAGAATGCTCTTTGAGGGAGGTAACGAATTTGGGATCGCCACACATGATTCCAGGATGATTGAAGATGCCATTAAGCTCTCAAAAAAACATACGCGCCGATTCGAGTTCCAGATGCTCCGCGGGATTCGCGATGAGATGAAGCCTGGCCTGGTGAAAAACGGCTTCAGTCTTGCAGAATACATCCCATATGGGACAAACTGGCTTCCATATTCCATCCGCAGGTTAAAGGAGCGAAAGAGGAACATACTCCTTTTGGGAAGCTCCTTTGTCTTACGCCACAGGGCATAG
- a CDS encoding GTP cyclohydrolase IIa: MTQITIIKITEYGPWTLTLGSDREHELQMLQAGMYREVQKLFSEKNALVFSNRFDEFFVVSNGLSLQDHIEIQKKLAKFSSLKLAISIGYADTPFEANLKAFEGKKTPVILDKDLTIYGFVDGRSDQLVTIMHFDVENLTSRRKVHSPYEITSTIFRLYSRMSDFFLQKNSLAFFMGGDNFMVISGADHRENAREFLDVAKNEFDITLNCGIGTGRTGREAAKLATNSLDTIRENRKSGNERSQIYEMSCS, translated from the coding sequence ATGACTCAGATCACAATAATCAAGATAACCGAGTACGGGCCGTGGACCTTGACTCTTGGCAGCGACAGGGAGCACGAGCTGCAAATGCTTCAGGCAGGCATGTACAGGGAGGTGCAAAAGCTATTCTCCGAGAAAAACGCACTCGTATTCTCAAACAGATTTGACGAGTTCTTTGTGGTGTCAAACGGCCTCTCCCTGCAAGACCACATTGAGATTCAAAAAAAACTGGCAAAGTTTTCCTCACTAAAGCTTGCAATCTCAATAGGATACGCAGATACACCGTTTGAGGCAAACCTCAAGGCATTTGAGGGAAAAAAGACGCCCGTAATACTTGACAAGGATCTCACCATCTACGGATTCGTAGACGGCAGATCCGATCAACTGGTAACGATAATGCACTTTGACGTTGAAAATCTGACATCTCGCCGCAAGGTGCACTCGCCATACGAGATAACATCTACCATATTCCGGTTATACTCAAGAATGTCCGACTTTTTCTTGCAAAAAAACTCACTGGCGTTTTTCATGGGAGGAGACAACTTTATGGTAATATCCGGCGCGGATCACCGAGAGAACGCCAGAGAGTTCCTCGACGTGGCAAAAAATGAGTTTGACATCACGTTAAATTGCGGCATAGGCACTGGCAGGACCGGCAGGGAGGCAGCCAAGCTTGCTACAAACTCGCTTGACACGATACGCGAAAACCGCAAGTCCGGAAACGAAAGATCGCAAATTTACGAGATGTCATGCTCTTAA
- a CDS encoding amidohydrolase family protein: MLLKNISVLYGKNLKYIQSTNLQIKNRCFTGATGSHAGQKLDCEGLLLVPGFVNMHTHVGDSIAKDAALAGSVDNKIHPVLGIKPRVLKNTHPEHLATFMENSCRSMIRKGITTFVDFREGGLDGILLLKKAIARTPIRSVILGRLEHYQDKKQIRSNTPLTSEHKRVLDRILKSCDGIGVSGANENSDSVLKYYSTTNKLRAIHSSETIESTRRSRQIAKKSETSRALTLKPHFLVHMTHATQSDLLLAAKKTRGIVICPRANAALAEGIPDFARMTKAGCTVAMGTDNVMINSPDMFREMDYLWKVHMGTHKNRIDPKEILSMATVNGGTILGKKIGSIQDGYLADGFFVDKHALDLEPMHNPYAAIVQRATESAIRAVMIGGELVHGSI, translated from the coding sequence ATGCTCTTAAAAAACATCAGCGTCCTTTATGGAAAAAACCTGAAATACATCCAGTCGACAAACCTGCAAATCAAAAACCGCTGCTTTACTGGAGCCACGGGAAGCCACGCTGGCCAGAAACTAGACTGCGAGGGTCTACTACTCGTTCCAGGATTTGTGAATATGCATACACATGTGGGCGACTCGATAGCAAAGGACGCCGCACTGGCAGGCTCTGTGGACAACAAGATACATCCTGTTCTGGGCATAAAGCCACGCGTGCTCAAAAACACGCACCCAGAGCACCTTGCAACATTCATGGAAAATAGCTGCCGCTCTATGATCCGTAAGGGAATCACGACGTTCGTTGACTTTAGAGAAGGCGGACTGGACGGCATACTGTTGCTCAAAAAAGCAATAGCGCGCACTCCTATTCGCAGTGTGATCCTTGGCAGGCTGGAACACTATCAGGACAAAAAGCAAATACGAAGCAACACTCCACTCACATCCGAGCACAAAAGAGTGCTAGACCGAATTCTCAAATCGTGCGATGGCATCGGCGTTAGCGGGGCAAATGAGAACAGTGACTCGGTACTGAAATACTATTCCACAACCAATAAACTCAGAGCAATACACAGCTCAGAAACAATCGAGAGCACCAGGCGCTCAAGGCAGATTGCAAAAAAATCAGAAACCTCTCGGGCGCTGACTTTGAAGCCGCACTTTCTGGTGCACATGACGCACGCAACACAGTCCGATCTCTTGCTTGCGGCAAAAAAGACCCGGGGAATAGTCATATGTCCTAGGGCAAACGCGGCGCTTGCCGAGGGCATACCTGACTTTGCACGCATGACAAAGGCCGGATGCACCGTTGCCATGGGAACGGACAATGTTATGATAAACTCGCCTGACATGTTCCGCGAAATGGACTATTTGTGGAAGGTTCACATGGGAACTCACAAAAACAGAATCGACCCAAAGGAGATCCTAAGTATGGCAACCGTAAACGGCGGAACGATACTTGGCAAAAAAATCGGCTCAATTCAGGACGGATACCTTGCAGACGGATTCTTCGTAGACAAGCATGCCTTGGATCTGGAGCCGATGCACAACCCATACGCGGCAATAGTCCAGAGGGCAACCGAATCCGCAATAAGGGCAGTTATGATAGGGGGAGAACTGGTACATGGCAGCATCTAG